The Asticcacaulis excentricus genome has a segment encoding these proteins:
- a CDS encoding exopolysaccharide biosynthesis polyprenyl glycosylphosphotransferase — protein MTDARTGAPAETLTPLAAPDRATGEKALRVQGLSQSRKAEAPADHRRGPFRPERLVPLRERRANEAYAYLFRFSDLLLIAGVSLFVAQGLSSRGWQGALAGDILPLLVAAVSLCWSLKSFDLYVYRRQERLSGHLLRVLAAVTLSLIAGFGAAGLSGRVDLLIPVFGLWAVGVWLGLGALHGASFGLVARWRRKGFLTPNIVIVGATRDAKILIEAALERRDVNILGIFDDRLSRAPGDVCGVPVLGDTEALLSHKITPYVDRVVVAVDPSARARVEGLIRRLSLLPNAVSLLVDVDSEAGRKTALDRLSEQSLSANGVGPSDAHRTLHKRLQDVVIGTLALLIFAPVMVVVAVLIKLDSPGPVFFRQRRHGMNNEVINVWKFRSMRIEAADPTAARQVSRDDDRVTRVGRFIRKTSLDELPQLFNVLRGDMSLVGPRPHAIGMKTGDADSAKLVAEYAWRHRIKPGMTGWAAIKGSRGALENAEDVRRRVQLDIDYIERQSFWFDLYIMAMTVPCILGDRHAVR, from the coding sequence ATGACAGACGCACGCACAGGCGCCCCCGCCGAAACGCTTACGCCCCTCGCCGCCCCTGACCGGGCGACGGGCGAAAAGGCCTTGCGCGTTCAGGGTTTGAGCCAGAGCCGTAAGGCCGAAGCCCCGGCCGATCACCGCCGCGGACCGTTTCGCCCTGAGCGTCTGGTGCCGCTGCGTGAGCGCCGCGCCAATGAAGCCTATGCCTACCTCTTCCGTTTCAGCGACCTGCTGCTGATCGCGGGCGTCAGCCTGTTTGTGGCGCAGGGCCTGTCGTCGCGCGGCTGGCAAGGGGCGCTGGCGGGTGACATCCTGCCGCTGCTGGTCGCCGCCGTCAGCCTGTGCTGGAGCCTCAAGAGCTTCGATCTCTACGTCTATCGCCGTCAGGAGCGCCTGAGCGGGCACCTGCTGCGCGTGCTGGCCGCCGTGACGCTCAGCCTGATCGCCGGCTTTGGGGCGGCTGGTCTCAGCGGTCGCGTCGATCTGCTGATCCCTGTCTTTGGCCTGTGGGCCGTTGGGGTGTGGCTGGGTCTGGGGGCGCTGCACGGTGCGTCGTTTGGGCTGGTGGCCCGCTGGCGGCGCAAAGGCTTCCTGACGCCCAATATCGTCATTGTGGGCGCCACGCGCGACGCCAAAATCCTGATCGAAGCGGCGCTGGAACGGCGCGATGTTAATATTCTGGGCATTTTCGACGACCGCCTGTCGCGGGCGCCCGGCGACGTCTGTGGCGTGCCAGTGCTGGGCGATACCGAAGCGCTGCTGTCGCACAAGATCACGCCCTATGTCGATCGGGTGGTCGTTGCCGTCGATCCGTCGGCGCGCGCCCGCGTCGAAGGCCTGATCCGTCGCCTGAGCCTCCTGCCCAATGCCGTGTCGCTGCTGGTCGATGTCGATAGCGAGGCCGGACGCAAAACCGCTCTGGACCGTTTGTCGGAACAAAGCCTGAGCGCCAATGGTGTCGGACCTTCAGACGCCCACCGCACCCTGCACAAACGGCTTCAGGACGTCGTGATCGGCACCCTCGCCCTGCTGATCTTCGCCCCGGTGATGGTCGTGGTCGCCGTGCTGATCAAGCTGGACAGCCCCGGCCCGGTCTTCTTCCGTCAGCGCCGCCACGGCATGAACAACGAAGTCATCAATGTGTGGAAGTTCCGTTCCATGCGCATCGAAGCGGCCGACCCGACCGCCGCGCGTCAGGTGTCGCGCGACGATGACCGCGTCACCCGCGTCGGGCGCTTTATCCGCAAGACCAGCCTCGATGAATTGCCGCAACTGTTCAACGTTTTGCGGGGCGATATGTCACTGGTCGGGCCGCGTCCGCACGCCATCGGCATGAAGACCGGTGACGCCGATTCTGCCAAGCTGGTGGCCGAATACGCCTGGCGGCACCGCATAAAGCCCGGCATGACCGGCTGGGCCGCCATCAAGGGTTCGCGCGGCGCGCTGGAAAACGCCGAAGACGTGCGCCGCCGCGTGCAACTCGATATCGACTATATCGAACGCCAGTCCTTCTGGTTTGACCTGTACATCATGGCCATGACGGTGCCCTGCATCCTTGGCGACCGCCACGCCGTCCGGTAA
- a CDS encoding lipopolysaccharide biosynthesis protein: MFWKGLWGYLPANLLQGLIGFATLITFTRLLSPDDYGRYALAFGVSSLAQTLCFTWIEAAMARFYPSESRENPEAPALYGTLYRLFSGVTVVFAVVCAAGLWLWPAPEAHTQALKLAIGCGLGVVVFRSLIKMVQEQRRSEGRVGTASTLDMIQTAGGFALGALLAWAGLGGGAPLLAAGIVAAACLPFVAREDWGRARKGAFDAARARQYAHYGLPVSASLILTLALYTVDRFLIAGFLSEAEAGAYHAGYSLASRILDVLFLWFGAAGGPALVHALESGGPEALKAHARDQFRVMALVLFPAVGGLIAVEAPLAQLLIGEGLRAQALSVTALISVGALLSGFNTYYFLQAFTLSKKTKLLTVAMAIPAIANVGLNLWLIPLYGLWGAGLATALSFAIGLIGSWALGRRAIALPVPWRDLMLTAAATLVMVLCVRLIPAFGGIVELVLKGVTGVVVYAVLALALNLNDVRAHSQRFLKRFGLGSAA; encoded by the coding sequence ATGTTCTGGAAAGGCCTGTGGGGATACCTTCCCGCCAATCTGTTGCAGGGGTTGATCGGGTTTGCCACCCTGATCACCTTTACCCGCCTTTTGTCGCCCGATGACTATGGCCGCTATGCGCTGGCCTTTGGCGTATCGAGTCTGGCTCAGACCCTGTGCTTTACGTGGATCGAAGCGGCCATGGCGCGCTTTTACCCGTCGGAGTCGCGCGAAAACCCCGAAGCTCCGGCGCTGTATGGCACGCTTTACCGTCTGTTTTCGGGGGTGACTGTGGTGTTTGCCGTCGTCTGCGCCGCCGGTCTGTGGCTATGGCCCGCCCCGGAGGCGCACACGCAGGCGCTTAAGCTGGCCATCGGCTGCGGGCTGGGCGTCGTCGTCTTCCGCAGCCTGATCAAGATGGTGCAGGAGCAGCGCCGCTCGGAAGGGCGCGTCGGCACCGCCTCAACGCTGGATATGATCCAGACCGCCGGCGGGTTTGCTCTGGGCGCGCTGCTGGCGTGGGCCGGTTTAGGCGGCGGCGCGCCGCTGCTGGCCGCCGGGATCGTGGCCGCCGCCTGCCTGCCGTTTGTCGCCCGCGAAGACTGGGGCCGCGCGCGCAAGGGGGCCTTCGATGCCGCCCGCGCCCGACAGTACGCCCATTACGGCCTGCCCGTTTCGGCCAGCCTGATCCTCACCCTGGCGCTTTATACGGTGGACCGCTTTCTGATCGCCGGCTTCCTGTCCGAAGCCGAGGCCGGGGCCTATCACGCGGGCTATAGCCTCGCCTCGCGCATCCTCGACGTGCTGTTTTTGTGGTTTGGCGCCGCCGGTGGCCCGGCGCTGGTGCACGCGCTGGAAAGCGGCGGTCCTGAGGCGCTGAAAGCCCACGCCCGCGATCAGTTCCGCGTCATGGCGCTGGTGCTGTTTCCGGCAGTCGGCGGCCTGATCGCCGTCGAAGCGCCGCTGGCTCAACTGTTGATTGGCGAAGGCCTGCGCGCGCAGGCCCTCAGCGTCACCGCCCTGATCAGCGTGGGCGCCCTGCTGTCGGGCTTTAACACCTATTATTTCCTTCAGGCCTTTACCCTGTCGAAGAAGACGAAGCTGTTGACCGTGGCCATGGCCATTCCGGCCATCGCCAATGTCGGACTGAACCTGTGGCTGATCCCGCTTTATGGCCTGTGGGGGGCCGGTCTGGCGACGGCGCTGAGCTTTGCCATTGGGCTGATCGGCTCGTGGGCTCTGGGACGCCGCGCCATCGCCCTGCCCGTGCCGTGGCGTGACCTGATGCTGACCGCCGCCGCCACTTTGGTGATGGTCCTGTGCGTGCGGCTGATCCCGGCCTTTGGCGGTATTGTTGAACTGGTACTAAAGGGCGTGACCGGCGTCGTGGTCTATGCCGTGCTGGCCCTGGCCCTGAACCTCAACGACGTCCGCGCCCACAGCCAACGCTTCCTTAAACGCTTTGGGTTAGGGTCAGCCGCATGA
- a CDS encoding glycosyltransferase family 2 protein, producing the protein MTATVVTNAARESAPPPRLSVLIPFYKESPTTLLRALTPTPGVEIVLLDDGSGQAELTQEVISTIDEIALPVTFLSLTHNEGRARGRNRLTQAARGDYFLCLDSDMLPDAPDFLTRWLEVMNDNPAVVFGGFSLLQAPMDKRFAIHRLMATKSDCLDAATRALMPEKYVFTSNLLIRRDVFAAQDFDNRFTGWGWEDVEWAMRVAQQFGVTHIDNPATHLGLDTAETLMRKYEQSVGNFARVIDKHPQVVATYASYRAARLIRKLPLRGALRATLRGVIRNEALPLKARAFGLRLYRAALYSEVV; encoded by the coding sequence ATGACCGCCACCGTCGTCACCAATGCCGCCCGTGAATCCGCCCCGCCGCCGCGCCTGTCGGTGCTGATCCCCTTCTATAAGGAAAGCCCGACCACCCTGCTGCGCGCCCTGACGCCGACGCCGGGAGTGGAGATCGTGCTGCTGGATGACGGGTCCGGGCAGGCCGAGCTGACGCAAGAGGTGATATCAACGATTGATGAGATCGCCCTGCCCGTCACCTTCCTCAGCCTGACGCACAATGAAGGCCGGGCGCGCGGGCGCAATCGCCTGACGCAGGCCGCGCGCGGCGACTATTTCCTATGCCTCGACTCCGACATGCTGCCCGATGCGCCAGACTTCCTGACGCGCTGGCTGGAGGTGATGAACGACAATCCTGCTGTGGTATTTGGCGGCTTTTCGCTGCTTCAGGCCCCGATGGACAAACGCTTTGCCATCCACCGCCTGATGGCGACCAAAAGCGACTGCCTCGATGCCGCCACCCGCGCCCTGATGCCGGAAAAATACGTCTTCACCTCGAACCTGCTGATCCGCCGCGACGTTTTCGCCGCACAGGATTTCGACAACCGCTTCACCGGCTGGGGCTGGGAAGACGTCGAATGGGCCATGCGCGTGGCGCAGCAGTTTGGCGTGACGCATATCGACAACCCCGCCACCCATCTGGGGCTCGACACGGCGGAGACCTTAATGCGCAAATACGAGCAATCGGTCGGTAACTTCGCCCGCGTCATAGACAAACACCCGCAGGTCGTCGCCACCTATGCCAGCTACCGCGCGGCGCGCCTGATCCGCAAACTGCCCCTGCGCGGGGCTCTGCGCGCCACCTTGCGTGGCGTGATCCGCAACGAAGCCCTGCCGCTGAAGGCCCGCGCCTTTGGCCTGCGTCTGTACCGCGCCGCCCTTTATTCCGAGGTCGTCTGA
- a CDS encoding polysaccharide deacetylase family protein, with protein sequence MSYAEAYAADRSLYGKLRRRASKLLFRKPAQLKGLAKPLLTFSFDDAPQSAAIAGAGILERHGYRATYFISAGLMGQDSHFGPYTTAAQIAALNARGHEIACHTLMHMDCGRAKGADIALSVDENQKLIQSLGVPSSTTFAYPYGDVSPQAKAVLGDRYRSSRALHHGLIRSGSDLNQAPAIGIEGDSGERLALEWMAQALKTPQSWVVLYTHDVRENPSPWGCTPETLETLATAAQTLGFEVVTYAEGARRAGG encoded by the coding sequence ATGAGTTATGCCGAAGCCTACGCCGCCGACCGTTCGCTGTATGGCAAGCTGCGCCGCCGCGCCTCGAAGCTGCTGTTCCGCAAACCGGCGCAGTTGAAAGGGCTCGCGAAGCCCCTGCTGACCTTTTCGTTCGATGACGCCCCGCAATCGGCGGCCATTGCCGGGGCGGGCATACTGGAGCGCCACGGCTATCGCGCCACCTATTTCATCTCCGCAGGTCTGATGGGGCAGGACAGCCATTTCGGCCCCTACACCACCGCCGCCCAGATCGCCGCCCTCAACGCGCGCGGCCATGAGATCGCCTGCCACACCCTGATGCACATGGACTGCGGTCGGGCGAAGGGGGCTGACATTGCTTTAAGCGTGGACGAAAATCAGAAGCTCATTCAATCGCTTGGCGTGCCCTCTTCAACCACCTTTGCCTACCCCTATGGCGATGTGTCGCCGCAGGCCAAGGCGGTTTTGGGCGACCGCTATCGCTCATCGCGCGCCCTGCACCACGGCCTGATCCGCTCCGGCAGCGACCTCAATCAGGCCCCGGCCATCGGTATCGAAGGCGACAGCGGCGAACGGCTGGCGCTGGAGTGGATGGCGCAGGCGCTCAAAACTCCGCAAAGCTGGGTGGTCCTCTACACCCACGATGTGCGCGAAAACCCGTCGCCATGGGGCTGCACGCCGGAGACGTTGGAGACGCTGGCCACCGCCGCCCAGACGCTCGGCTTTGAGGTCGTCACCTACGCCGAAGGGGCCCGCCGCGCCGGGGGCTGA
- a CDS encoding O-antigen ligase family protein: MVGDILRGIREDWDGQWLSFGLAVFILFMFSQGWVSPIFGYSTEQSPMAGAIIRNIYYPVYLCALVLLALTWKSVLAGVIRTPLLVTLILLCAASYLWSIDPSATLRRFVAFAMTCLAGYVIAARFSWRKLIEVIAVTYLILIAGSFVMAIVFPDKGRMTELFVGAWRGVFAEKNNLGAVMDVGFLACLAAGIQVPKRRWLWFAAAGGAAFLVLMSTSKTSLLALILGAGMMAFVWLSRRGPLLGVFLIWVAVCVLLAVGSFVILMPDQLFHLLGKDATLTGRTNIWAGIDFVMHKQPVTGYGYGVVWSTEGEWTPLRWITEVAGFRAYHAHSCWYEVWLALGYVGLTVWALVFIETWLKAFYRTYRGDGGYFALPFITVYSLMSLTESIAIGWNDIRWCLIVLILVKLALPGDGPVIAAPVAPVRPRRGLYD; the protein is encoded by the coding sequence ATGGTTGGCGATATCCTCCGTGGCATCCGGGAGGACTGGGACGGGCAGTGGCTGTCTTTCGGTCTGGCGGTGTTTATCCTGTTCATGTTTTCGCAGGGCTGGGTGTCGCCCATTTTCGGCTATTCGACCGAACAGTCGCCCATGGCCGGGGCCATCATCCGCAATATCTATTATCCGGTTTACCTGTGCGCGCTGGTGCTTCTGGCCCTGACGTGGAAGTCGGTGCTGGCGGGGGTGATCCGTACGCCGCTGCTGGTCACGCTGATCCTGCTGTGCGCGGCGTCCTACCTGTGGTCGATTGACCCGTCGGCCACCTTGCGCCGCTTTGTGGCCTTCGCCATGACCTGTCTGGCCGGCTATGTGATCGCCGCCCGCTTTTCATGGCGCAAGCTGATCGAGGTGATCGCGGTTACCTATCTGATCCTGATTGCCGGGTCGTTTGTCATGGCCATTGTGTTCCCGGACAAGGGGCGCATGACCGAGCTGTTCGTCGGGGCGTGGCGCGGGGTCTTTGCCGAAAAGAACAATCTGGGTGCCGTGATGGATGTCGGCTTTCTGGCCTGTCTGGCCGCCGGGATTCAGGTGCCCAAACGCCGCTGGCTGTGGTTTGCCGCAGCGGGCGGGGCGGCGTTTCTGGTGCTGATGTCCACCTCCAAGACCTCGCTGCTGGCGCTGATTCTGGGGGCCGGGATGATGGCCTTTGTCTGGCTGTCGCGGCGCGGGCCGCTTCTGGGGGTGTTCCTGATCTGGGTCGCGGTGTGCGTGCTGCTGGCGGTGGGCAGCTTTGTCATTCTGATGCCGGATCAGTTGTTTCACCTGCTGGGCAAGGACGCGACGCTCACCGGGCGCACCAATATCTGGGCCGGGATCGACTTTGTGATGCACAAACAACCGGTCACCGGCTATGGCTACGGCGTCGTATGGTCCACCGAAGGGGAGTGGACCCCGCTGCGCTGGATCACCGAGGTGGCGGGTTTTCGCGCCTATCACGCCCATTCGTGCTGGTACGAGGTGTGGCTGGCGCTGGGTTATGTCGGGCTCACCGTGTGGGCGCTGGTGTTTATCGAGACGTGGCTGAAGGCCTTTTACCGCACCTATCGCGGCGACGGCGGTTATTTCGCCCTGCCGTTTATCACCGTCTATTCGCTGATGAGCCTGACCGAAAGTATCGCCATCGGCTGGAACGACATCCGCTGGTGCCTGATCGTGCTGATTCTCGTCAAGCTGGCCCTGCCGGGCGATGGGCCGGTGATTGCGGCCCCCGTTGCGCCTGTGCGGCCAAGGCGCGGGCTGTACGATTAA
- a CDS encoding transcriptional regulator — translation MVDLTREMADLMAALRGGSQAAESGRGRALLFVSACGGEGVSTVAREYARCEAAFAKRPVWLVDADLRQQTQLEAVLEEPTRFGPPGPVSSASPDGSVFFALSPKALDPQGQPVPDSHYLIARPFLDKRLWVTRLRDHLLLPGQKARLFEQSSYWQALRTHAQAIVVDAPAFDRSDAVLKLAPLMDGVVLVVSEGEGEIDARVALKTEIEQVGGRLLGMVYNKSRTAAPQARRKVARG, via the coding sequence ATGGTCGATCTGACGCGGGAAATGGCCGATCTGATGGCGGCGCTCAGGGGCGGTTCGCAGGCTGCCGAGAGCGGCCGCGGGCGCGCCCTCCTGTTCGTGTCGGCCTGCGGCGGCGAAGGCGTCTCGACCGTAGCGCGCGAATATGCGCGTTGCGAAGCGGCCTTTGCCAAACGCCCGGTGTGGCTGGTCGATGCCGACTTGCGGCAGCAGACGCAGCTTGAGGCCGTACTGGAGGAGCCCACGCGCTTTGGCCCGCCGGGGCCGGTATCCTCGGCCTCTCCTGATGGCTCGGTCTTCTTTGCCCTGTCGCCCAAGGCGCTGGACCCGCAGGGTCAGCCTGTGCCCGACAGCCACTACCTGATCGCACGGCCCTTTCTGGACAAACGCCTGTGGGTGACGCGCCTGCGCGACCACCTGCTGCTGCCGGGGCAGAAGGCGCGGTTGTTTGAGCAATCCTCCTACTGGCAGGCCCTGCGCACCCATGCTCAGGCCATTGTGGTCGATGCCCCGGCCTTTGACCGTTCGGATGCCGTGCTGAAACTGGCGCCGCTGATGGACGGGGTGGTGCTGGTGGTCAGCGAAGGCGAGGGCGAAATCGACGCCCGCGTGGCGCTGAAAACCGAGATCGAACAGGTGGGCGGCCGTCTGCTGGGCATGGTCTATAACAAGAGCCGCACCGCCGCCCCGCAGGCGAGGCGCAAGGTCGCGCGCGGTTGA